The genomic segment TGGGCAAGCAAATAACTAAATACTATTACTAAATCCAACAATCTGCCTTGATTTCTTAAAACTAATAATGAGTTCTAGGATGTGAACAGTGTTTTAGAATTAAACTCCAGCAGATCAATGCAGAATTTGTATAAAATCAGTGGTTAAACTAATGCAAGCTAGTCAGTGGAAGATCTCAGAATGTTTTTTCCTTTTGGGCAGAAGTGTTAGTTAGCTCCAAATGTAATATCATCTAGAGACATGGggcagaggggtgggggttgttagGTGGGGGCGGGATAGAGAGGAAAAGGTAGATGAGTTCTAAAGAAGAGCTTAGAAACTGCAGCATTAGATCAAGTGCCCTTGATGCATGGCAGGAATACTTGTAATGTATTGTACAGCCTTTAATTAGACTGAAATGTCCATTGTGTGCAGGGTCCAAATACGAGCTCCACTCTGGTGGACTAAAGGCATCAGGCACACACTATTGGGGGTGTCTCCATTGCATTCCTGGCCCGGAGGTCAATTTATTTCAGTGCACTGATGGCCAGAATTCAACCTCATCACCTCCACTTTTTGTTCCATTATCTCCATGCTCCCCTGTTTCACCTTGAATCCTGGGCAAGCCAGAACTTTCTCCATCCGAATGCTAAAGCAACAAAGCTGAAGCCATCCAATTCAGCTTCCACCTGAAACTTCACGTCAAAGGTATCCACTCCATTACCACCTCTGGCTGCTAACTCAGCCACAGTTGAACCATCCCCATTTATAGTTTAACCCTGGGTTgggtttcaaatcccacaattGATCCATTAACCTCCATTGCCAGAACATCACATGCCTGTGACTCTTCATTAATCTCTGTGTCACAAGCACCTTCATTCGCCTCTTCACCACTTCAAGGCTTGATTGCTGTCTGTGTTCCTCACCTCAACACAAGTCCCAGCCCATCCAGAAATCCATCTTAATGTCCATCCTGACAAGGTCCCATGCAGTCATCACTAATCTCCGCGTCTCCCAGCACATCAGCTTGAAATCCCTGCTATTGTCATCACACCCCCTCCATGACTGTGTTCCACCTTCTCTCCCTCTGAAATTGTTTCTCACTCATAATCCCATCTTCTTTAGACAGGCATCTCTCCTTAAAGCTCTCGtctttctgcttctctcttcCTCTAAGATGCTgctttggtcacctatcctaaaaTCTCCATCTTGGTGTCGGTTTTTGTTTGATTATgctgctgtgaagtgcttttgggATGTTTATttgattaaaggtgctatataaacgtaTGTTGTTCAACACTGCATGGCTTCCATCCCCGGCTGGCCTGACCCTCGAGCAGCCTTcatcctctgtgctgcagccaccTGGACTTCTTGTCCTAAATCTctttgccttgctgccctcctctctTTCAGTTTCAATGTCCTACTTCTTCCTCCTGAGAAAACTTCTCTCTGACTTCCTGCTCAATAGTGTTGttgagtcattatggcacagaaggaggccattcagctcactgagtccatgccagctctatAGAGCAGCCAGTCCCAGTCCCCTGCTAGATCCTTATAAATTGTGTATATTTGTTTCTCCAGCCCCAGTCTTTGTCACCATTGCTGTAACTCTTTGCACTTCTCTAAAAACAaaattgcattaatatagcacctttaacattttaTAAcgtcccaagctgcttcacagaagtgttacCAGTTATATTAGCAATTATTTCTCAGCACTATAGCAACAGGATCTTCTAATTAGCTAGAACTAAAGTTCAGCAGATGCTGTAAATCAAAAAGACAAACTGAAAATGTAGGAAACATTCAGCATGTGTGGAGGGAAAAAGGTAGGGTTAATGCTTCATGTGAATTACTTTTCATCACGACCAGGGGAGATGTTAGAGATTAACTTTATTAATTAAGCCAGCTCTGGAGTGATATGCCGCAGAACGCTGAATGCAAGAAGTGtgctcactgctcctctcacaacAGGGCCATTTTAGACAATTTGGTgtgcaagtggttaggatctggaatgcactgcctgagattatggtggaagcagatcttgtTGTGGctttcaagagagaattggatttTATCTAAAGAGAAAAATTTGCAAAGCTGCAGGGAAAAGGTGAGGGAGTGGGGCTAGGTGAGTTGTTTTTGCAGAGAGGCAGCACGGAGagaatgggctgaaaggcctctttctatgctgtaaccattccatgattccatAAAGTGGAGGTGCAATGGCTTGGGCATGTGTCAAGAATGGAAACATCTTTCATGACCTGGAAAACAGAGGGACAAGGAACAGGATGCTGAGAAAGACCAAGAAAGCCCTAGACAGACAATGTCCTGAGTGAGTTATCATGAAAGAAATTAAGGTGACTGAAGTGGCCAGGTTAGTTCAGAATCGACATCAGTGGATTGAATTGTTTAGCTACATTGCTGGTACAAAGCTGGTGGACAGGAGTTTAATAGTTGTCATGCATAAATGCTGTTTAtccaaggaaaaaaaaaatgatgacCTTACAaactttctctttttttctcagCAGCTCGTGCAGCTGGGTAGACCTTCCTTTCAAAGAACGGAAACCTGATACTGGGGAAAGATGTTAGTTAATGAATCCAGTCAATGCCCAGAAAAACACTGGGAGGAGGAGTTTCATATGAAACTGTACGCAGCTGTCTACGGAATAATCGTTATTCCTGGCTTTTTGGGCAACAGTGTGGCCTTGTGGGTTTTATTTGGAAACATCAAAAGAGAGAAGAAGGCAGTGATATTCATGACAAACCTAGCCATTGCTGACCTGGCACACATGTTGTCCTTGCCCCTGAGAATCTTTTACTACACATTTCATACCTGGCCATTTGGAAAATTCATGTGCTTGTTCTGCTTCTACCTAAAGTTTCTCAACATGTATGCGAGTATCTTATTTTTAGTCTGCATCAGCATCCAGCGCTGTGTATTCCTTATCTGCCCCTTCAAATACAGTAGCTGGAGACGTAGGTATGACGTAGGCCTATGTATTATTGGATGGGTGTTCGTTATCCTCATGTGCCTGCCATTCCCCATGATGCGGAACACGGACACATTCAACAGCACACTTTGTTTTGCATCTCTTCCCATGAAGCATGTCAACCTGGGATCTTCCATAGCTATGCTCATGGCAGCAGAACTCCTGGGTTTTGTGGGGCCCATCATCATCATTATTCTCTGTACCTGGAAGACTGCACAGTCATTAAAGAAGAATAGAATAGTGACCAACAACCAAGGTGGAAGAAGGGCTTTAAAGCTGGTCTTGATGTGTGCAATCGTGTTCCTAGTTTGCTTTGCTCCCTATCATATATTCTTCCTATTGAACCAGCTGACATGGTTAGAAGTCATTACCGACTGCACCATGCAGAAGAATATCCGGATCCTGCATTCAGTGACATTGTGCTTGGCTAGCATGAATGCCTGCTTGGACCCTTGCATCTACTATTTTGTCACTGCTGAGTTCAGAGAGCAGCTTTCACGGACAAGCAGCTTCCTTGTAAGGAGCCGGCACTTGAGCAGAGATAGCACCATGAGTCGATAATCTCCACAATGTTCAGATACATCAGACAAACAATTTGGGATTAGTCCTATCCACTGATCTGTCGTGCAACCATTCACCATTGGGCATTCTAGACATTATTGGATCAGAAGTCATTGTAATGGCACATCTCACAGCGAGTGATGTTTAGCGTACCATTCATTTTCCAGCAATTGTTGATCCATTTCTTCCAAGCTACCAGAAATGCTAACAGCAGAGGCTGCAGTGACCAGCATATATTCACCAGTCATGTTCGAACAATTTCTTACTTCCCTTAAATTGTGTATTTTACTTTACCTGCCAAGCAAAGAGTCAGGATGCATTTTCTACCACATTTACCCACAAGGACAAACGTTTGCATTGCAGCTTTCCTTCAAACACCTGTACAGTGATTGTACCCAATTATTCACAATAGGGATTACCGATGCTTTTCTCAACAACATATTATTGCCCACAACCCACACAAAGGTCTGTAAGCAATGATGCACTCATTCTGGTTGGAAAATGATAGAAATAACAGGTAATAGTGATCATTTCTAAAGGAAAACAAATGGGACTGGTGATATTTGTGCAGGGTATTAATGTGCAATGTGTAGGCTGCAGGTTTTCTGCTTCAGTTCATAAGAGCTCCGAACTGATTCAATGCTGGTGACACTCACAGAGGAGAAAGTCAGTTTTGCACTGTTTAAAGCAGTGTCAAGTATTTTACTCCAAAAGCAAAAAATATTGCTAATTGGAAATCCGACATCTGAAAAATTGAGGATTTAACTTGTTCGCTGGAGCTTTTTTTCATAGTCATGTGTG from the Carcharodon carcharias isolate sCarCar2 chromosome 9, sCarCar2.pri, whole genome shotgun sequence genome contains:
- the LOC121282628 gene encoding probable G-protein coupled receptor 174 — protein: MLVNESSQCPEKHWEEEFHMKLYAAVYGIIVIPGFLGNSVALWVLFGNIKREKKAVIFMTNLAIADLAHMLSLPLRIFYYTFHTWPFGKFMCLFCFYLKFLNMYASILFLVCISIQRCVFLICPFKYSSWRRRYDVGLCIIGWVFVILMCLPFPMMRNTDTFNSTLCFASLPMKHVNLGSSIAMLMAAELLGFVGPIIIIILCTWKTAQSLKKNRIVTNNQGGRRALKLVLMCAIVFLVCFAPYHIFFLLNQLTWLEVITDCTMQKNIRILHSVTLCLASMNACLDPCIYYFVTAEFREQLSRTSSFLVRSRHLSRDSTMSR